Proteins from one Mycobacterium sp. EPa45 genomic window:
- a CDS encoding arabinosyltransferase domain-containing protein, with protein MVAHARQLPSSSVDQTRANYRNARLVAVIAGLLGAALAILTPLLPVKQTTAELNWPQNGVLSSVTAPLISYVATDLTIDVPCRAAAGLNSPDKTVLLSTVPKQAPKAVDRGLLIQRANDDLVVVVRNTPVLVAPMRQVLSPACQKLTFTAHADRVSAEFVGLTQGADSSAPGKPLKGERSGYDFRPQIVGVFTDLSGPAPDGLTLRATIDTRYSSAPTALKMAAMVLGVVLTLIALIALHVMDRADGVRQRRFLPARWWSVGPLDGLVLAVLVWWHFVGANTSDDGYILTMARVSEHAGYMANYYRWFGTPESPFGWYYDLLALWSHVSTTSAWMRLPTLGMALVCWWLISREVIPRLGHAVKTSRAAVWTAAGMFLAFWLPLNNGLRPEPIIALGILLTWCSVERGVATSRLLPVAFACIIGALTLFSGPTGIASIGALLVAIGPLRTILHRRSRQFGLPALLAPILAAATVTIILIFRDQTLVGEVDANMLKSAVGPSLSWFDEHIRYERLFMASPDGSVSRRFAVLALLVALAVSVAMILRRGHIPGTAAGPSRRIIGITIISFLAMMFTPTKWTHHFGVFAGLAGSLGALAAVAVTAHVLRSRRNRAIFAAAVLFITALSFASVNGFWYVSNFGVPWSNQFPEWHFGFTTMLLGLTVVALLVAVWFHFSGPDTGESGRTRWWSRFVGSPLATMAWLLVVFEVVSLTLGMTEQWPAWSVGRSNLQAVAGKTCGLADDVLVEEDPNAGTLAPIAGVSVGDALAATTAEGFTPDGIPADVSADPVLEPPGGGSFVDSDGMVTSSEAGTEGGTTVGAGVNGSRARLPYGLDPARTPVMGSWRPGVQQPAVLRSAWYQLPADWAASPLLVVAAAGRFDQDEVQVQWATDQQAAEGKSGGSVLFGDVGAAPAWRNLRAPLAAIPRDATHIRLVATDDDLAPQHWIAITPPRIPKLRTLQDVVGSKDPVLLDWLVGLAFPCQRPFAHQYGVIEPPKWRILPDRFGAEANSPVMDNIGGGPLGISELLYRAVTVPSYLRNDWFRDWGALQRLNPFYPDAQPARLDLGTATRSGLWSPAPLRPT; from the coding sequence ATGGTCGCCCACGCCCGCCAATTACCATCTAGCTCCGTGGACCAGACGCGGGCGAATTACCGGAACGCCCGACTTGTCGCCGTCATCGCAGGCCTGCTGGGCGCCGCGCTGGCGATTCTCACGCCGCTGCTGCCCGTCAAGCAAACCACCGCAGAGCTGAACTGGCCGCAGAACGGCGTGCTCAGCAGCGTCACCGCACCGCTGATCAGCTACGTGGCTACCGACTTGACCATCGACGTGCCGTGCCGCGCCGCGGCCGGGCTGAACAGTCCCGACAAGACGGTGTTGCTGTCCACGGTCCCCAAACAGGCACCCAAGGCTGTCGATCGCGGACTGCTCATCCAGCGCGCCAACGACGACCTCGTCGTCGTGGTGCGCAACACCCCTGTCCTCGTCGCCCCCATGCGCCAGGTGCTGAGCCCGGCGTGCCAGAAGCTGACGTTCACCGCCCACGCCGACCGGGTGAGCGCCGAATTCGTCGGCCTCACCCAGGGCGCCGACAGCAGCGCGCCTGGCAAGCCGCTGAAGGGCGAACGCAGCGGTTATGACTTCCGGCCCCAGATCGTGGGTGTATTCACCGACCTGTCCGGACCGGCGCCCGACGGTCTGACTCTGCGCGCCACCATCGACACCCGCTACAGCAGCGCCCCGACCGCACTGAAGATGGCGGCGATGGTGCTCGGTGTCGTGCTGACACTGATCGCCCTGATCGCCCTGCACGTCATGGATCGGGCTGACGGCGTGCGGCAGCGACGCTTCCTGCCGGCGCGCTGGTGGTCGGTCGGCCCTCTCGACGGGCTGGTGCTCGCCGTCCTGGTCTGGTGGCACTTCGTCGGGGCCAACACCTCCGACGACGGCTACATCCTGACCATGGCCCGGGTGTCCGAACACGCCGGCTACATGGCCAACTATTACCGCTGGTTCGGCACCCCGGAGTCGCCGTTCGGCTGGTATTACGACCTGCTGGCACTGTGGTCGCACGTCTCCACCACCAGTGCCTGGATGCGGCTGCCGACCCTCGGCATGGCCCTGGTGTGCTGGTGGCTGATCAGCCGTGAGGTGATTCCGCGACTCGGCCACGCGGTCAAGACCAGCCGCGCCGCCGTCTGGACGGCGGCAGGCATGTTCCTGGCCTTCTGGCTGCCGCTGAACAACGGCCTGCGGCCGGAACCGATCATCGCGCTGGGCATCCTGCTGACGTGGTGCTCGGTGGAACGCGGGGTGGCCACCAGCCGATTGCTGCCGGTCGCATTCGCCTGCATCATCGGCGCGCTGACCCTGTTCTCCGGGCCGACCGGCATCGCGTCGATCGGCGCGCTGCTGGTGGCGATCGGCCCGCTGCGGACGATCCTGCACCGACGCTCCCGCCAGTTCGGCCTTCCGGCGCTGTTGGCCCCGATCCTGGCCGCAGCGACGGTCACGATCATCCTGATCTTCCGAGACCAGACTCTGGTCGGCGAGGTCGACGCCAACATGCTCAAGTCGGCGGTCGGTCCCAGCCTCAGCTGGTTCGACGAGCACATCCGCTACGAGCGGTTGTTCATGGCCAGCCCCGACGGGTCGGTGTCGCGACGCTTCGCGGTACTGGCTCTGCTGGTCGCGCTGGCGGTGTCGGTGGCAATGATCCTGCGTCGCGGCCACATCCCCGGAACGGCCGCCGGCCCAAGCCGGCGGATCATCGGGATCACGATCATCTCGTTCCTGGCCATGATGTTCACCCCGACGAAGTGGACCCACCACTTCGGGGTTTTCGCCGGGCTGGCCGGTTCGCTCGGTGCACTGGCCGCCGTCGCGGTCACCGCCCACGTACTGCGCTCCCGAAGAAACCGGGCGATATTCGCCGCCGCGGTCCTGTTCATCACCGCGTTGTCGTTCGCCAGTGTCAACGGCTTCTGGTACGTCTCGAACTTCGGCGTGCCCTGGTCGAACCAGTTCCCCGAGTGGCACTTCGGATTCACCACGATGCTGCTCGGCCTGACGGTCGTCGCCCTGCTGGTGGCCGTGTGGTTCCACTTCTCCGGCCCGGACACCGGCGAGTCCGGACGCACCCGGTGGTGGTCGCGATTCGTGGGCTCGCCGTTGGCGACGATGGCGTGGCTGCTGGTGGTCTTCGAGGTGGTGTCGCTGACGCTCGGAATGACCGAACAGTGGCCGGCGTGGTCGGTCGGCCGCTCGAATCTCCAAGCAGTTGCCGGTAAGACGTGCGGCCTGGCCGACGACGTCCTCGTCGAGGAGGACCCGAACGCCGGGACACTCGCCCCGATCGCCGGAGTGTCGGTCGGTGATGCGCTGGCCGCGACGACGGCCGAGGGCTTCACACCCGACGGAATTCCCGCGGACGTGTCGGCCGACCCGGTGCTGGAGCCGCCCGGCGGCGGCAGCTTCGTGGACAGCGACGGCATGGTCACCAGCAGCGAGGCCGGCACCGAAGGCGGCACCACCGTGGGTGCCGGGGTCAACGGATCTCGCGCCCGGCTGCCCTATGGTCTCGATCCGGCCCGCACTCCGGTGATGGGTAGCTGGCGCCCGGGCGTACAGCAGCCGGCGGTGCTGCGCTCGGCGTGGTATCAGCTGCCCGCCGACTGGGCCGCCTCCCCGCTGCTCGTCGTCGCGGCGGCCGGCCGCTTCGATCAAGACGAAGTCCAGGTCCAGTGGGCGACCGACCAGCAGGCGGCCGAGGGCAAGTCGGGCGGCTCAGTGCTGTTCGGCGACGTCGGCGCCGCACCCGCGTGGCGCAACCTGCGGGCTCCGCTGGCCGCGATCCCGCGCGATGCCACCCACATCCGCCTCGTCGCCACCGATGACGACCTGGCGCCTCAGCACTGGATCGCGATCACCCCGCCGCGCATCCCGAAGCTGCGCACCCTGCAGGACGTGGTCGGGTCGAAGGACCCGGTTCTGCTGGATTGGCTTGTCGGACTTGCCTTCCCCTGCCAGCGACCGTTCGCCCACCAATACGGCGTCATCGAGCCGCCGAAGTGGCGGATCCTGCCCGACCGGTTCGGCGCGGAGGCCAACTCGCCCGTGATGGACAACATCGGCGGCGGACCGCTCGGTATCAGCGAGCTGCTCTACCGCGCGGTCACCGTGCCGAGCTACCTGCGCAACGACTGGTTCCGCGACTGGGGTGCGCTGCAGCGGCTCAACCCGTTCTATCCCGACGCCCAGCCGGCGCGCCTGGATCTCGGCACCGCCACCCGCAGCGGACTGTGGAGCCCGGCTCCGCTGCGACCTACCTAA
- a CDS encoding arabinosyltransferase domain-containing protein, which translates to MPSDRADSTRIARLVAVVAGILGVLLCGVVPLLPVTQTTATIVWPQAPGPDGMISDITAPLVSGAPQSLEVSIPCQVIATLPAEGGLVFSTIPPAGIDASRNGLFVRANAATVVVAFRDTVAAVAPRPAIAAGGCSDLRIWSGPGGAGADFVGIPGATGTLPPEKKPAIDGIFTDLKVASQPGLSARIDIDTRFITSPGTLKIAVMVLGIACVVASIIALAVLDRASGRRIPGAWRRFLRVGVATWVADIGVIGGLLLWHVVGAISSDDGYNLTIARVSGAAGYTANYFRFFGATEAPFDWYQSVLAHLAAISTAGVWMRLPATIAGIGTWLILSRCVLPRLGRRLSHNRVAVWTAGAVFLAAWLPFNNGLRPEPLIAFGALATWILVENAIATRRLVPAAFAIIVAVFSVTLAPQGLIALAPLLVGARAVARVIKSRRGTDGLLAPLAALAASLAVIFVVVFRDQTLAAVAESARIKYVVGPTIAWYQDFLRYYFLTVEDNVESSLTRRFAVLLMMLCLFGMLAVLLRRGHVPGVAGGPVWRLLGSTAIGLLLLHFTPTKWAVQFGAFAGLAGALGAVTAFAFARVGLHNRRNLALYITALLFVLAWATSGTNGWFYVGSYGVPWFDRQPVIAHQPVTSMFLGLAILSGLLAAWLHFRMDYAGHTEVKNTGRNRALASTPLLVVAIIMVLLEVGSMTKAFAQRYPAYTTASANLSALKSGLSDTSCAMADAVLVEADPNAGILQPVPGQKWGQYGPLGGENPVGFTPNGISDTLEPAEPFVANPGTVNSDGSPNKPNAGIAFAAGTGGGYGPVGVNGSRVFLPFGLDPKTTPVMGSAGENTVAAKATSAWYQLPPRTPDRPLVTIAAAGAIWFYDEEGQFNYGQSLKLQWGVQRPDGSFAALNSVQPIDVIAQKAWRNLRFPLAWAPPEANVARVVADDPNLSTDQWFGFTPPRVPVLQTAQQFLGSQTPVMMDIATAANFPCQRPFSEHLGVAEVPEYRILPNLKQVVVSSNMWQSARAGGPFLFIQGLLTTATVPTYLRDDWYRDWGAIERYIRLVPSSQAPDAVIDQGAKTVFGWSRSGPIRALP; encoded by the coding sequence GTGCCAAGCGACAGAGCCGACTCCACCCGGATCGCTCGGCTCGTCGCCGTCGTGGCCGGCATCCTCGGTGTGCTGCTGTGCGGTGTCGTGCCGTTGCTGCCGGTCACCCAGACCACCGCCACCATCGTTTGGCCGCAGGCCCCCGGCCCAGACGGCATGATCAGCGACATCACCGCACCGCTCGTCTCCGGTGCGCCCCAGTCGCTCGAGGTGTCGATTCCCTGCCAGGTCATCGCGACGTTGCCGGCCGAGGGCGGCTTGGTCTTCTCGACGATCCCTCCCGCGGGTATCGACGCCAGCCGCAACGGGCTGTTCGTCCGGGCCAACGCCGCGACCGTCGTCGTCGCGTTCCGCGACACGGTCGCTGCTGTCGCGCCCCGCCCCGCCATCGCGGCGGGTGGCTGCAGCGATCTGCGCATCTGGTCCGGTCCCGGCGGCGCCGGCGCCGATTTCGTCGGCATCCCCGGTGCCACCGGCACGCTGCCCCCGGAGAAAAAGCCCGCGATCGACGGCATCTTCACCGATCTCAAGGTGGCATCGCAGCCGGGCCTGAGTGCGCGCATCGACATCGACACCCGGTTCATCACCAGCCCCGGCACGCTGAAGATCGCGGTCATGGTGCTCGGCATCGCCTGCGTCGTGGCGTCGATCATCGCGCTGGCGGTACTGGACCGGGCGTCCGGCCGGCGGATACCGGGCGCTTGGCGGAGGTTCCTTCGCGTCGGGGTGGCCACCTGGGTGGCTGATATCGGCGTGATCGGCGGTCTGCTGCTCTGGCATGTCGTCGGCGCCATCTCCTCCGACGACGGCTACAACCTCACGATCGCGCGGGTGTCCGGTGCGGCCGGGTACACAGCCAACTACTTCCGGTTCTTCGGCGCCACCGAAGCGCCGTTCGACTGGTATCAGTCGGTGCTCGCCCACCTCGCCGCGATCAGCACCGCCGGGGTGTGGATGCGACTGCCCGCCACCATCGCCGGCATCGGCACCTGGCTGATCCTGAGCCGTTGCGTCCTGCCCCGGCTGGGTAGGCGGTTGTCGCACAACCGGGTCGCGGTGTGGACCGCCGGCGCGGTGTTCCTGGCCGCATGGCTGCCGTTCAACAACGGGCTGCGACCGGAACCGCTGATCGCGTTCGGCGCATTGGCAACCTGGATTCTGGTGGAGAACGCGATCGCCACCCGGCGGCTGGTCCCGGCGGCCTTCGCGATCATCGTCGCGGTGTTCAGCGTGACGCTGGCCCCGCAGGGCCTGATCGCGCTGGCGCCGCTGCTGGTCGGCGCCCGCGCCGTCGCGCGGGTGATCAAGTCGCGACGCGGCACCGACGGGCTGCTCGCACCGCTGGCCGCGCTGGCCGCCTCGTTGGCGGTGATCTTCGTGGTCGTGTTCCGCGACCAGACCCTGGCCGCGGTCGCCGAATCCGCCCGCATCAAATACGTCGTCGGGCCGACGATCGCCTGGTACCAGGACTTCCTGCGGTACTACTTCCTGACCGTCGAAGACAACGTGGAAAGCTCGCTCACCCGCCGATTCGCGGTGCTGCTGATGATGCTGTGCCTGTTCGGCATGCTGGCGGTTCTGCTGCGCCGCGGCCACGTCCCCGGGGTGGCCGGAGGTCCGGTGTGGCGGCTGCTCGGCAGCACCGCGATCGGCCTCCTGCTGCTGCACTTCACCCCGACCAAGTGGGCTGTGCAGTTCGGTGCGTTCGCCGGGCTGGCCGGTGCGCTCGGCGCGGTCACCGCGTTCGCCTTCGCGCGGGTCGGCCTACATAACCGACGCAATCTGGCGCTGTACATCACCGCCCTGCTGTTCGTGCTGGCGTGGGCGACCTCGGGCACCAACGGCTGGTTCTACGTCGGCAGCTACGGAGTGCCGTGGTTCGACCGCCAGCCGGTGATCGCCCACCAGCCCGTGACGTCGATGTTCCTCGGGCTGGCGATCCTGTCCGGTCTGCTCGCCGCCTGGTTGCACTTCCGAATGGACTACGCCGGACACACCGAGGTCAAGAACACCGGGCGTAACCGGGCTTTGGCGTCCACTCCGCTGCTCGTGGTCGCGATCATCATGGTGCTGCTCGAAGTCGGCTCGATGACGAAGGCCTTCGCCCAGCGCTATCCCGCCTACACCACCGCGTCGGCCAACCTGTCGGCACTGAAGTCCGGCCTCTCCGACACCAGCTGCGCGATGGCCGACGCCGTTCTGGTCGAAGCGGACCCGAACGCCGGGATACTGCAACCGGTTCCGGGTCAGAAGTGGGGCCAGTACGGCCCGCTCGGCGGGGAGAATCCGGTCGGCTTCACTCCCAACGGCATCAGCGACACCCTGGAGCCGGCCGAGCCCTTCGTGGCCAACCCCGGCACCGTAAACTCCGACGGTTCGCCAAACAAGCCCAATGCCGGCATCGCGTTCGCGGCCGGTACCGGCGGCGGCTATGGACCCGTCGGCGTCAACGGCTCGCGAGTGTTCCTGCCGTTCGGGTTGGACCCCAAGACCACCCCGGTGATGGGCAGCGCAGGCGAGAACACCGTTGCGGCCAAGGCCACTTCGGCGTGGTACCAGCTGCCGCCGCGGACCCCGGACCGTCCGTTGGTGACGATCGCGGCTGCCGGCGCGATCTGGTTCTACGACGAAGAGGGCCAATTCAACTATGGGCAGTCGCTGAAGCTCCAGTGGGGTGTTCAGCGTCCGGATGGCAGCTTTGCGGCCCTGAACTCGGTGCAGCCCATCGATGTGATCGCCCAGAAGGCCTGGCGCAACTTGCGTTTCCCGCTCGCATGGGCACCGCCGGAGGCCAACGTCGCGCGCGTCGTGGCCGACGACCCGAACCTGAGCACCGACCAGTGGTTCGGCTTCACCCCGCCTCGGGTGCCGGTGCTGCAGACCGCTCAGCAGTTCCTGGGCTCGCAGACCCCGGTGATGATGGACATCGCCACCGCCGCGAACTTCCCGTGCCAGCGACCGTTCTCCGAACATCTCGGTGTCGCCGAGGTGCCGGAGTATCGGATCCTGCCCAACCTCAAGCAGGTGGTGGTGTCGAGCAACATGTGGCAATCCGCCCGCGCCGGTGGACCGTTCCTGTTCATCCAGGGACTGCTGACGACCGCGACCGTCCCGACGTATCTGCGCGACGACTGGTATCGCGATTGGGGCGCCATCGAGCGGTACATCCGGTTGGTGCCGTCGTCACAGGCACCCGACGCCGTCATCGACCAGGGTGCCAAGACCGTATTCGGTTGGAGCCGTAGCGGACCGATCAGGGCACTGCCATGA
- a CDS encoding arabinosyltransferase domain-containing protein: MTRDVTIARWVATIAGLVGFVLSVLTPLLPVEQTTATLNWPQAGQLNNVTAPLISQAPVSLTATVPCEVIRSMPPAGGLVLGLAPQKGKEAALNSLFVNVNAQRVDITDRNVVVASVPRARAASPECRRIEITSTTDGTFATFVGLNDPTTGKDLRSGFADPNLRPAIVGVFTDLVGPAPPGLSVSATIDTRFSTAPTVLKLAAMLLAMAATVIALLALWRLDRLDGRHMHKWIPQRWRTFTAVDVTVVAGFLIWHVIGANSSDDGYILQMARVADHAGYMSNYFRWFGSPEDPFGWFYNVLALMTHVSDASIWMRLPDLICALVCWLLLSREVLPRLGPAVIASRPALWAAGLVLMAAWMPFNNGLRPEGQIATGALITYVLIERAVISGRLTPAALAIVSAAFTLGIQPTGLIAVAALIAGGRPILRIVARRRAIVGTWPLVLPLLAAGTIILTVVFADQTLATVLEATRIRTDIGPSQAWYTENLRYYYLILPTVDGSLSRRFGFLMTALSLFVSMFIMLRRKRVPGVARGPVWRLMGVIFATMFFLMFTPTKWVHHFGLFAAVGAAMAALATVLASPAVLRWSRNRMTVVTAVFFLLALCFATTNGWWYVSSYGAPFNNAMPKIAGITVSTIFFALFVISALYTIWLHFSTRDHGEGRFARAVTTAPIPVAAGFMVLVFIASMAAGVVRQYPTYSNAWANLRSFSGGCGLADDVLVEPDANAGFLTPLPGDYGPLGPLGGTNAVGFTPSGVPEHIVAEAIRMTNPQPGTDYDWDQPIKLDNPGVNGSTVPLPYGLDPARVPMAGSYLVGPQQDATLNSAWYQLPPNDSGHPLVVVTAAGTIAGISVLNGFTDGQTVELEYGKPGPNGAPVPAGRVSPYDLGPAPSWRNLRFPRSEIPPDATTVRIVAQDRSLSQGDWLAVTPPRVPELRSVQEFVGSTQPVLMDWAVGLAFPCQQPMLHANGVTEVPKFRITPDYTAKKQDTDTWEDGRNGGLLGITDLLLRAHVMATYLSHDWGRDWGSLRQFETIVPAEPAQIDLGTATRSGLWKPGRIRIKP, encoded by the coding sequence ATGACACGAGACGTCACCATCGCGCGTTGGGTGGCCACGATCGCCGGACTGGTCGGCTTCGTGCTGTCGGTGCTCACGCCGCTACTTCCGGTGGAACAGACCACCGCGACGCTGAACTGGCCGCAGGCCGGTCAGTTGAACAATGTCACCGCGCCGTTGATCTCGCAGGCGCCGGTGTCGCTGACGGCTACGGTTCCGTGTGAGGTGATCCGGTCCATGCCGCCGGCCGGCGGTCTAGTGCTGGGCCTGGCCCCGCAGAAAGGCAAAGAGGCAGCGCTGAACTCGCTGTTCGTGAATGTGAACGCCCAGCGCGTCGACATCACCGACCGCAACGTGGTGGTCGCCAGCGTTCCGCGTGCCAGGGCGGCCTCGCCTGAGTGCCGGCGCATCGAGATCACCTCCACCACGGACGGCACGTTCGCCACATTCGTGGGGTTGAACGATCCGACCACCGGCAAGGACCTGCGCAGCGGGTTCGCCGATCCCAATCTGCGGCCCGCGATCGTCGGGGTGTTCACCGACCTGGTCGGTCCGGCACCCCCGGGGTTGAGCGTGTCGGCGACGATCGACACCCGCTTCTCCACCGCGCCAACGGTTCTCAAGCTCGCCGCGATGCTGCTGGCGATGGCCGCCACCGTGATCGCGCTGCTGGCCCTGTGGCGGCTGGACCGCCTCGACGGGCGCCACATGCACAAGTGGATCCCGCAGCGCTGGCGGACGTTCACCGCGGTCGACGTGACCGTGGTGGCGGGCTTTCTGATCTGGCATGTGATCGGCGCCAACTCGTCCGACGACGGCTACATCCTGCAGATGGCCCGGGTGGCCGACCACGCCGGCTACATGTCGAACTACTTCCGCTGGTTCGGCAGCCCCGAAGACCCGTTCGGCTGGTTCTACAACGTGCTGGCGCTGATGACGCACGTCAGCGACGCCAGCATCTGGATGCGGTTGCCGGACTTGATCTGTGCGCTGGTCTGCTGGTTGCTGTTGTCCCGCGAGGTGCTGCCCCGGCTGGGTCCGGCCGTGATCGCCAGTCGCCCGGCGCTGTGGGCTGCGGGCCTGGTGCTGATGGCGGCGTGGATGCCGTTCAACAACGGCCTGCGTCCGGAAGGCCAGATCGCCACCGGCGCGCTGATCACCTACGTGCTCATCGAACGCGCGGTGATCTCCGGTCGGCTGACCCCGGCCGCGTTAGCGATCGTCAGTGCGGCGTTCACCCTCGGCATCCAGCCGACCGGCCTGATCGCCGTCGCGGCGCTGATCGCCGGTGGCCGTCCGATCCTGCGGATCGTCGCGCGCCGCCGTGCCATTGTCGGCACCTGGCCGCTGGTGTTGCCGCTGCTGGCCGCGGGCACCATCATCCTGACCGTGGTCTTCGCCGACCAGACGTTGGCAACGGTGTTGGAAGCGACCAGGATTCGCACCGACATCGGACCCAGTCAGGCCTGGTACACCGAGAACCTGCGCTACTACTACCTGATCCTGCCGACCGTGGACGGGTCGCTGTCGCGGCGGTTCGGCTTCCTGATGACGGCGCTGTCGCTGTTCGTGTCGATGTTCATCATGTTGCGCCGCAAGCGCGTTCCCGGCGTAGCCCGGGGACCGGTGTGGCGACTGATGGGCGTCATCTTCGCGACGATGTTCTTCCTGATGTTCACCCCCACCAAGTGGGTGCACCACTTCGGCCTGTTCGCCGCGGTCGGTGCCGCCATGGCGGCACTGGCCACCGTACTGGCCTCACCGGCGGTGCTGCGGTGGTCGCGCAACCGGATGACCGTCGTCACCGCGGTGTTCTTCCTGCTCGCTCTGTGCTTCGCCACCACCAACGGCTGGTGGTACGTCTCTAGCTACGGTGCACCGTTCAACAACGCGATGCCGAAGATCGCCGGGATCACGGTCAGCACAATCTTTTTCGCGCTGTTCGTGATCTCGGCGCTCTACACGATCTGGTTGCACTTCAGCACCCGCGATCACGGTGAGGGCCGCTTCGCCCGCGCCGTGACCACCGCACCCATCCCGGTGGCCGCCGGCTTCATGGTGCTGGTGTTCATCGCCTCGATGGCCGCGGGTGTGGTGCGCCAGTACCCGACCTACTCCAACGCGTGGGCCAACCTGCGATCGTTCTCCGGCGGCTGCGGACTGGCGGACGACGTCTTGGTCGAACCGGACGCCAACGCCGGGTTCCTCACCCCGCTGCCCGGTGATTACGGACCGCTGGGGCCGCTGGGCGGCACCAACGCGGTCGGCTTCACACCGAGCGGGGTGCCGGAACACATTGTTGCCGAAGCGATTCGGATGACCAATCCGCAACCCGGCACAGACTACGACTGGGATCAGCCGATCAAGCTGGACAATCCGGGCGTCAACGGCTCGACCGTGCCGCTACCGTACGGCCTCGACCCGGCGCGGGTCCCGATGGCCGGCAGCTACCTCGTCGGACCGCAACAGGACGCCACCCTGAACTCGGCGTGGTACCAATTGCCGCCCAACGACAGTGGGCATCCGCTGGTCGTCGTCACCGCCGCCGGCACCATCGCCGGCATCAGCGTGCTCAACGGCTTCACCGATGGCCAGACGGTCGAACTCGAGTACGGCAAGCCCGGGCCCAACGGCGCGCCAGTGCCCGCCGGGCGAGTCAGCCCCTACGATCTCGGTCCGGCCCCGTCGTGGCGGAATCTGCGCTTCCCCCGCTCGGAGATTCCGCCCGATGCCACCACCGTGCGGATCGTGGCGCAGGATCGCTCGCTGTCGCAGGGCGACTGGCTGGCCGTGACCCCGCCACGGGTGCCCGAACTGCGGTCGGTGCAGGAATTCGTCGGCTCCACGCAGCCGGTGTTGATGGACTGGGCGGTGGGGCTCGCGTTCCCGTGCCAGCAGCCGATGCTGCACGCCAACGGCGTCACCGAGGTGCCGAAGTTCCGCATCACCCCGGACTACACCGCCAAGAAACAGGACACCGACACCTGGGAGGACGGCCGAAACGGCGGCTTGCTGGGGATCACCGACCTGTTGCTGCGTGCCCATGTCATGGCGACCTATCTGTCACATGACTGGGGACGCGACTGGGGTTCGCTGCGTCAGTTCGAGACGATCGTGCCGGCCGAACCGGCACAGATCGACCTGGGCACAGCAACGCGAAGCGGCCTGTGGAAGCCCGGCCGGATCAGGATTAAGCCCTAA
- a CDS encoding APC family permease, whose product MAQDSATVDPLMHGLRSKGLKKGSVSLVGAVAIGLAATAPAYSLTGALGHGAEESGYQLPIVFVLAVIPMYFVALAYKHLTDAAPDAGTVFTWGSKAIAPHIGWMGGFALVLSSVLAGVGAAGILTNAAAVLLDMDSSPKWFDILVATIFILLTTWLVARGAEESSRTTLILTIVQYGGLLLFAVVMGVAVVRGQQSPDAATFSWEWFNPFAIHDFSSLFGGFLVAIFIFWGFDASLAMSEETSGTSAEAGRSGVTAILITVATYVIFSVAALSFAGIDPNSETSLTHEGNIDDVFTTLATQSIGERGALLAALVVGLSAFSATMSTVMPTARGLLSMATYRALPDRFASVSAVSSTPKFATWMIGLTSLAIYCVLDVISDSVVSDSVYSVGIAIMTYYSVVAISSVVYFWRTAFRSWRTAMGQVILPGIGALILIPVGVVEAYLMADPSTGSGGSLLGVGTAFVVGVLSLALGVVLMILWNLKAPAFFRGETLPKERT is encoded by the coding sequence ATGGCGCAAGACTCAGCAACCGTCGACCCGTTGATGCATGGCCTGCGATCCAAGGGGCTGAAGAAGGGCTCGGTCTCCCTCGTCGGAGCGGTGGCAATCGGTCTGGCGGCCACCGCCCCGGCGTATTCGCTGACCGGCGCTCTCGGGCACGGCGCGGAGGAGTCGGGCTATCAACTGCCGATCGTCTTCGTTCTGGCGGTCATCCCGATGTACTTCGTGGCCTTGGCGTACAAGCACCTCACCGACGCCGCCCCGGATGCCGGCACCGTGTTCACCTGGGGATCGAAGGCCATCGCGCCGCACATCGGCTGGATGGGCGGCTTCGCCCTGGTGCTGTCCTCCGTCCTGGCCGGCGTCGGCGCCGCCGGAATCCTGACCAATGCGGCCGCCGTGCTGCTGGACATGGACTCCTCGCCGAAGTGGTTCGACATCCTCGTGGCGACGATCTTCATCCTGCTGACGACGTGGCTCGTTGCCCGCGGCGCGGAAGAATCCTCCCGCACCACGCTGATCCTGACGATCGTCCAATACGGCGGGCTGCTCCTGTTCGCAGTCGTCATGGGAGTCGCGGTGGTCCGCGGCCAGCAGAGCCCTGATGCCGCGACATTCTCGTGGGAGTGGTTCAACCCGTTCGCAATTCACGACTTCAGCAGCCTGTTCGGCGGATTCCTGGTGGCCATCTTCATCTTCTGGGGCTTCGACGCCTCCCTGGCCATGTCCGAGGAGACCTCCGGAACCTCCGCCGAGGCCGGCCGCAGCGGCGTCACCGCGATCCTGATCACGGTTGCCACCTACGTCATCTTCAGCGTGGCCGCGCTGTCGTTCGCGGGAATCGATCCGAACAGCGAGACGAGCCTGACCCATGAGGGCAATATCGACGACGTCTTCACCACGCTGGCCACCCAGTCGATCGGCGAACGCGGTGCATTGTTGGCGGCGCTGGTGGTCGGGTTGTCCGCGTTCTCGGCGACGATGTCCACGGTGATGCCGACGGCTCGCGGTCTGTTGTCGATGGCGACCTATAGGGCGCTGCCGGACCGGTTCGCCTCGGTGAGCGCTGTGAGTTCGACACCCAAGTTCGCGACCTGGATGATCGGCCTGACCAGCCTGGCGATCTACTGCGTGCTGGACGTGATCAGCGACAGCGTCGTGTCGGATTCGGTCTACAGCGTGGGGATCGCGATCATGACGTACTACTCCGTGGTGGCGATCTCCTCGGTGGTGTACTTCTGGCGGACCGCTTTTCGGTCATGGCGCACCGCGATGGGGCAGGTGATCCTGCCCGGTATCGGCGCGTTGATCCTCATCCCGGTCGGCGTCGTCGAGGCGTACCTGATGGCGGACCCGAGCACCGGTTCAGGAGGGTCCCTTCTGGGTGTCGGCACCGCATTCGTCGTCGGTGTTCTCAGCCTGGCTTTGGGCGTTGTGCTGATGATTCTGTGGAACCTGAAGGCCCCGGCCTTCTTCCGCGGCGAAACCCTCCCGAAGGAACGCACCTAG